A DNA window from Mastomys coucha isolate ucsf_1 unplaced genomic scaffold, UCSF_Mcou_1 pScaffold21, whole genome shotgun sequence contains the following coding sequences:
- the LOC116101403 gene encoding prostatic steroid-binding protein C2-like, translating into MRLSLCLLLIILVVCCYEANAGQVCPAVANETLSFLLSSEKELEEELEDYDASPEAVEAMLTVKRCIEKIIYGERFAMGITLVKVLLMCDLQTWLQVEFPGNAWDLTLN; encoded by the exons ATGAGGCTGAGCCTGTGTCTTCTACTGATCATTCTGGTGGTTTGTTGCTATGAAG CTAACGCTGGGCAGGTCTGTCCAGCTGTTGCGAATGAAACCCTAAGCTTCCTACTAAGCAGTGAGAAAGAGCTGGAGGAAGAACTTGAGGACTACGATGCATCTCCAGAGGCTGTTGAAGCAATGCTGACAGTGAAGAGATGTATAGAGAAGATAATATATGGAGAAAGATTTGCAATGGGAATAACACTG GTAAAAGTTTTATTGATGTGTGATCTTCAAACATGGTTGCAAGTGGAATTTCCTGGTAACGCTTGGGATTTAACACTAAACTGA